From a region of the Mercurialis annua linkage group LG1-X, ddMerAnnu1.2, whole genome shotgun sequence genome:
- the LOC126666325 gene encoding uncharacterized protein LOC126666325, translating to MVICVHVEIVFVILRLIAVWFDLVRMADQRQTRGRAAMIRDAPEEAHDESSVGRGRGRPRGRARGQAVEEKESVQAPGMPQQPNAPSFEFNQFLAGVAAMQANQVENQAMHGEQLLQQQQRVGANVNRDSVLAYMRLKPTEFDGSGDALDFLEEVERNARRLQADERQSILLVEMSMKGPAKDWFRRIIQPTMNQMTWAEFVNRYREFYLPFSVNESYRDQLLNLRRGDRSVQEYVTEFTRLGRFAPDLMADPARVNASFIKGLGPEFISLVSDVNRDLIQLIDSARQMETSLVQFGRFVNSTAPMSTRSDQVGATANAQIWFNPSGFTAQRRKIFKGKNNKRFNTPGASSSGRSSGSSGVLAPYCQNCRRRHYGVCHLAPGACFVCGQPGHYARQCPMSGAQGSTASVAQPFQQQRRPVFPAASGQGQTSSTFTSQRGRGFGNNRGGGRNGGGRGTGQTSQAEGSQGRVFALNPQEAQASNAVVQGIFTITSMDALVLFDPGATHSFVSPSFVIMIGKQPAYLQNPLSVATPMGESMDADIVYSSCLVNVQGRELLADLIMLEVLAVDFIFVMDWLARYYASVDFREKLVTFNTPGIEMVSIQSEKLKSTTSIISAMKAQRMMRKGYELPGLPPDRDIEFCIELAPGTKPISIPPYRMAPVELKELKDQLEELLNRGFIRPSVSPWGAPVLFVKKKDGSFRLCIDYRQLKQRARYFSKIDLRSGYHLLKIREDDVSKTTFRARYGHYEFLEEHAHHLRIVLQTLREHQLYAKFLKCEYWLEEVAFLGHVVSQSGIKVDPKKIEAVVEWKQPTSVTEIRSFLGLAGYYRTFVQDFSKISAPLTKLTHKNAKYEWTEKCDNSFQKLKECLTTAPVLALPEGIEGFTVYCDALRVGLGCVLMQHGRVIAYASRQLKKHEVNYPAHDLELAAMIFALKIWRHYLYNATCEIFTDHKSLKYHPGKANVVADELSRKSAGCLAHVTTEWRRPLIKEIYTMFSQNIIFEVSYLGSLIAQLSVRPTLIDRIRELQGEDPQLKHVMDEVEKGKCQDFSVVNGALKYDTRLCVPDVENLRKKIMEETHGSTYSIHPDPTSKQVIGQGEWRVTENCFMDNGFMLAKRPGPNRFSWGASNSIYGPANLTQKEDDCDNMSSQFILC from the exons ATGGTTATATGCGTACATGTTGAAATCGTATTTGTTATTCTTCGTTTGATTGCagtgtggtttgatttggttaggatGGCTGACCAAAGACAAACTCGTGGTCGAGCTGCGATGATACGAGATGCACCTGAAGAGGCCCATGATGAGTCGTCTGT AGGTCGTGGGCGTGGTAGACCTAGAGGTAGGGCTAGAGGTCAGGCTGTGGAGGAAAAGGAATCAGTTCAGGCTCCTGGGATGCCACAACAACCTAATGCGCCAAGCTTTGAATTTAATCAGTTCTTAGCTGGAGTTGCAGCTATGCAGGCTAACCAAGTGGAGAATCAGGCTATGCATGGGGAGCAACTATTGCAACAACAACAACGTGTTGGTGCAAATGTCAATAGAGACAGTGTTTTGGCTTACATGCGGCTCAAACCAACAGAATTTGATGGTTCAGGCGATGCATTAGATTTCCTTGAGGAAGTTGAGCGTAATGCTAGACGTCTGCAGGCTGACGAGAGGCAGTCAATCTTGTTAgttgaaatgtcaatgaaaggaccagcAAAAGATTGGTTTCGACGTATAATTCAACCTACGATGAATCAGATGACCTGGGCAGAGTTTGTTAATCGGTACAGAGAATTTTATCTACCATTTTCTGTGAACGAGAGTTATCGAGATCAATTGCTAAATTTGAGAAGAGGAGATAGGTCAGTGCAAGAATATGTGACAGAGTTCACTAGGTTGGGAAGATTTGCACCTGATTTGATGGCTGATCCAGCAAGGGTGAATGCGAGTTTTATCAAGGGTTTAGGACCCGAGTTTATTAGCCTTGTTTCTGATGTGAACCGAGATTTGATCCAGCTGATAGACAGTGCACGTCAGATGGAGACTTCGTTGGTACAGTTTGGCAGGTTTGTAAATTCTACTGCACCAATGTCGACAAGGAGTGATCAAGTTGGTGCGACGGCCAATGCACAAATAtggtttaatccaagtggttttACTGCACAACGACGTAAAATTTTTAAAGGGAAGAATAATAAGCGTTTCAATACCCCTGGAGCTAGTTCAAGTGGACGTAGCTCAGGAAGTTCTGGAGTTTTAGCACCATACTGCCAGAATTGTCGGAGGAGACACTATGGAGTGTGTCATCTTGCTCCAGGAGCGTGCTTTGTTTGTGGCCAACCAGGCCATTATGCAAGACAGTGTCCAATGTCAGGAGCACAAGGGTCTACTGCTAGTGTTGCTCAACCTTTTCAACAGCAGCGGAGGCCTGTGTTTCCGGCGGCATCTGGGCAAGGTCAGACTAGTAGTACATTTACTAGTCAGAGAGGAAGAGGTTTTGGCAATAATAGaggtggaggaagaaatggtggAGGAAGAGGTACTGGCCAGACTTCTCAAGCGGAAGGGAGTCAAGGCAGAGTGTTTGCACTAAACCCACAGGAGGCTCAAGCCTCTAATGCAGTTGTGCAAGGTATTTTTACTATAACTTCTATGGATGCTTTAGTattatttgatccgggtgcGACACATTCATTTGTTTCACCGAGTTTTGTGATTATGATTGGAAAGCAGCCCGCTTACTTGCAGAATCCATTATCAGTAGCCACGCCAATGGGTGAAAGTATGGATGCAGACATAGTCTATTCGTCTTGTCTTGTGAATGTTCAAGGACGAGAGTTGCTTGCCGATTTAATTATGCTAGAAGTACTAGcagttgattttatatttgtcATGGATTGGTTAGCTCGATATTATGCGAGTGTGGATTTTCGCGAGAAGTTAGTGACATTTAATACCCCTGGAATTGAGATGGTTTCAATTCAAAGTGAAAAATTGAAATCCACTACTAGCATAATCTCAGCTATGAAAGCTCAACGAATGATGAGAAAAGGAT ACGAGTTACCGGGATTACCACCAGACAGGGATATAGAGTTCTGTATTGAGTTAGCTCCTGGTACCAAACCGATATCAATACCTCCTTATCGGATGGCGCCTGTAGAGTTAAAGGAACTGAAAGATCAACTAGAGGAGCTACTTAatcgtggttttatcagaccaagtgtttcaccgtggGGAGCACctgttttatttgttaaaaagaaggatggatcatTTCGGCTCTGTATagactacagacagctgaaaCAAA GAGCAAGGTACTTTTCTAAGATTGATTTGCGATCAGGATATCATCTGTTAAAGATCCGAGAGGATGATGTTTCGAAAACTACTTTTAGGGCTCGGTATGGTCACTACGAGTTCCTa GAGGAGCATGCGCATCATTTGCGCATAGTTCTTCAGACATTGAGGGAGCATCAATTGTACGCCAAGTTTTTAAAGTGTGAATATTGGTTAGAAGAAGTggcatttttgggacatgttgTGTCTCAAAGTGGAATCAAAgtagatccaaagaagattgaagcggtTGTGGAATGGAAACAACCAACTTCGGTAACTGAAATTcgtagtttccttggtttagcaggaTACTACAGGACatttgtgcaagatttctccaaaATCTCTGCAccattgacgaagttaactcataAGAATGCGAAGTACGAATGGACAGAGAAATGCGATAATAGTTTTCAGAAACTGAAGGAGTGTCTAACGACAGCTCCAGTGCTAGCATTACCAGAAGGCATTGAAGGATTCACCGTTTACTGTGATGCTTTAAGGGTTGGTTTAGGATGCgttttgatgcaacatggacgagtGATAGCATATGCTTCTCGCCAactgaaaaagcatgaagtgaaCTATCCTGCTCATGACTTGGAATTAGCAGCAATGATTTTTGcattgaaaatctggagacattacttgTACAATGCAACGTGCGAGATATTCACggatcataagagtttgaag TATCATCCGGGTAAAGCCAATGTGGTGGCTGATGAGCTAAGTAGGAAGTCTGCAGGATGTTTAGCACACGTTACAACGGAGTGGCGAAGGCCATTGATCAAAGAGATCTATACGATGTTCAGTCAGAACATCATATTTGAAGTTTCTTATCTTGGAAGCTTGATAGCTCAATTAAGCGTGCGACCAACACTAATTGACAGGATTAGGGAACTACAAGGTGAGgatcctcaactaaagcatGTAATGGATGAGGTAGAAAAAGGAAAGTGTCAAGACTTTAGTGTTGTTAACGGAGCACTGAAGTATGATACCAGATTGTGCGTACCAGATGTTGAGAATCTAAGAAaaaagatcatggaggaaacccaTGGGTCAACTTATAGTATTCATCCAG ATCCGACGAGCAAGCAAGTTATCGGACAAGGAGAGTGGAGGGTGACCGAGAACTGTTTTATGGATAAtggtttt atgcttgcaaagcggcctgGACCTAACAGGTTTtcctggggagccagtaattcaatttacggcccagcaaaccttacacagaaAGAAGATGACTGTGATAACATGAGTTCACagttcatcctgtgttaa